In a genomic window of Halobiforma lacisalsi AJ5:
- a CDS encoding tRNA pseudouridine(54/55) synthase Pus10, translated as MITEDARALLATGGVCDSCLGRPFADRSFGLTNAERGRALRTTVALADDEDFDPTPPTDCWVCEGYCGTFDPIADAVVEALEGVDFATYQVGTQVPPLVEENDRLLREDAGLEPDVGESLKREVNREVGRRVGARTGAEVDFDRPDVLAVVDLEGFDPREALETGSVTGHAVDVQINPAFVYGRYRKLERDIPQTEWPCRECGGSGIQLGDDGEEPCDYCGGSGYMYDTSVEQTVRPHVVAAMDGDEGTFHGAGREDVDARMLEEGRPFVLEVKRPHERDPDPAELEAKINEAADGSVEVEGLRLATYEMVERVKEHDASKHYRADVEFSEPVDEKRFDEAIAELDGTTLAQETPQRVDHRRAALTRERTVYDLEGELRSSTEAEVRLHGEGGLYVKEFVSGDDGRTEPSLAGTLGVDAEVTALDVTGVEGEDEPFEREEYFLDEPRDGDDDSDDDGSDRN; from the coding sequence ATGATCACGGAAGACGCCCGCGCGCTGCTCGCGACGGGAGGCGTCTGCGACTCCTGTCTCGGCCGCCCGTTCGCCGACAGGAGTTTCGGACTGACGAACGCCGAACGCGGTCGCGCACTGCGAACGACGGTCGCGCTGGCCGACGACGAGGACTTCGACCCGACCCCGCCCACGGACTGCTGGGTCTGTGAGGGGTACTGTGGCACCTTCGACCCGATCGCCGATGCAGTCGTCGAGGCGCTCGAGGGCGTCGACTTCGCCACCTACCAGGTCGGCACGCAGGTCCCGCCGCTGGTCGAGGAGAACGACCGACTGCTCCGGGAGGACGCCGGCCTCGAGCCCGACGTCGGCGAATCGCTCAAGCGGGAGGTAAACCGCGAGGTCGGCCGCCGCGTCGGCGCCAGGACGGGCGCCGAGGTCGACTTCGACCGCCCCGACGTGCTCGCGGTGGTCGACCTCGAGGGGTTCGACCCCCGCGAGGCCCTCGAAACGGGCTCGGTGACCGGCCACGCGGTGGACGTCCAGATCAACCCCGCGTTCGTCTACGGCCGCTACCGCAAACTCGAGCGCGATATCCCGCAGACGGAGTGGCCCTGCCGGGAGTGTGGCGGCAGCGGGATCCAGCTCGGCGACGACGGCGAGGAACCCTGCGACTACTGCGGAGGGTCGGGCTACATGTACGACACGAGCGTCGAACAGACGGTCCGCCCGCACGTCGTCGCGGCCATGGACGGCGACGAGGGTACCTTCCACGGCGCTGGCCGAGAGGACGTCGACGCCCGCATGCTCGAGGAGGGGCGGCCGTTCGTCCTCGAGGTGAAACGCCCCCACGAGCGCGACCCCGACCCGGCCGAACTCGAGGCGAAGATCAACGAGGCCGCCGACGGCAGCGTCGAGGTCGAGGGGCTCCGCCTGGCGACCTACGAGATGGTCGAACGCGTCAAGGAACACGACGCGAGCAAGCACTACCGCGCCGACGTCGAGTTCTCCGAGCCGGTCGACGAGAAGCGGTTCGACGAGGCGATCGCGGAACTCGACGGGACGACCCTCGCACAGGAGACGCCCCAGCGGGTCGACCACCGGCGCGCGGCGCTGACCCGCGAGCGGACGGTCTACGACCTCGAGGGCGAACTTCGGTCGTCGACCGAGGCCGAGGTGCGGCTCCACGGCGAGGGCGGGCTCTACGTCAAGGAGTTCGTGAGCGGCGACGACGGCCGCACCGAGCCGAGCCTGGCTGGCACGCTCGGGGTCGACGCCGAGGTGACCGCGCTTGACGTCACGGGCGTCGAGGGCGAGGACGAGCCGTTCGAACGCGAGGAGTACTTCCTGGACGAGCCACGCGACGGCGACGACGACAGCGACGACGACGGCAGCGACCGGAACTGA